One Cytobacillus sp. IB215665 genomic window carries:
- a CDS encoding ArsR/SmtB family transcription factor produces the protein MSGTPDLAKVASLVSENSRAAILTVLLDGRFHPASELAYMAQIKPQTASFHLTKMVDANLITMEKHGRHRYYSIRNQEVAQVMESLLSIAPRTEIRSLKQASEDKAVRFARTCYDHLAGSLGIQLTDSLVKSGILCNNTTEFEVTDKGEEFFASLQINLQEVKNKRRAFAHKCLDWSERRHHLAGALGNALLERILELNWIQRSPNSRAITITTAGKKGFKDIFMIDV, from the coding sequence ATGAGTGGAACACCTGATTTAGCAAAGGTTGCTAGCCTTGTGAGCGAAAATTCTCGTGCTGCAATACTGACAGTTTTATTAGACGGTAGATTTCATCCTGCAAGCGAATTAGCGTATATGGCACAAATTAAACCTCAAACTGCTAGTTTTCATTTAACTAAAATGGTTGATGCCAACTTAATTACAATGGAAAAACATGGGAGACACAGGTATTATAGTATTCGCAATCAAGAAGTTGCCCAAGTGATGGAATCTCTACTTTCAATAGCTCCACGAACTGAAATTAGGTCATTAAAACAAGCTTCTGAAGATAAAGCAGTACGTTTTGCACGAACTTGTTATGATCATCTTGCAGGAAGCTTAGGTATACAACTAACAGACTCTTTAGTTAAATCAGGCATTCTTTGTAATAACACCACAGAGTTTGAGGTGACAGACAAAGGAGAAGAATTCTTTGCATCTTTACAAATTAATCTTCAGGAAGTTAAGAATAAGCGTCGTGCATTTGCACATAAATGTTTAGACTGGAGTGAAAGACGTCATCACCTTGCTGGTGCATTAGGAAATGCTCTGCTAGAAAGAATTTTGGAGTTAAACTGGATTCAACGCTCACCCAATTCCAGAGCTATAACAATCACTACTGCAGGTAAGAAAGGATTTAAAGACATATTCATGATTGATGTTTAA
- a CDS encoding Msr family ABC-F type ribosomal protection protein, with product MEQICFELKNIEMTYLDKTVFKIERLAVHQFDRIGIVGKNGAGKSTLIKLLSGIVQPSVGKVHRYVEHGYFEQMSAPTTDEADPSLLGRLAVPQNSNHLSGGEQTKLKLAQMFTHYYEALLIDEPTTHLDQEGISYLLDELRYYYGALIIVSHDRAVLDQLTTTIWEVDEGEVHVYTGNYSEYVEQKQLEREQQIQAHAQYMKEQKRLAKAAQEKMKKAEKVAQAGSMSRKESKAKANRMFESKSKGTCQKAVHRAAKAIEQRKDKLKHVEAVKEEKQIVFHQSKALELHNKFPIMADKFSLELEDRRLLDEVSFQLPLGKIIAITGENGSGKSTLLKHIASHAVGLTITPKARIGYFRQMSYQFTSDETILQFMKNRSKYDEGSLRSALHSMQFIDTDLLKKVKTLSGGEAIRLQLCLLFLGEYNILLLDEPTNFLDIRTIEALERFICAYKGTIIFVSHDTTFIKNVADLRLNISDKKLKQQCL from the coding sequence ATGGAACAAATTTGTTTTGAATTGAAAAATATTGAAATGACTTATTTAGATAAAACGGTATTCAAAATAGAACGATTAGCTGTTCATCAATTTGATCGAATTGGAATCGTGGGGAAAAATGGTGCCGGGAAAAGCACATTAATCAAGTTGCTTTCTGGGATTGTTCAACCTTCAGTTGGGAAGGTACATCGCTACGTAGAGCATGGGTATTTTGAGCAAATGTCAGCACCTACAACTGATGAAGCAGACCCATCATTACTTGGAAGGTTAGCTGTTCCACAAAATTCTAACCACTTAAGTGGTGGAGAGCAAACGAAGCTGAAATTAGCACAAATGTTTACACATTATTATGAAGCATTACTAATTGATGAGCCGACAACTCATTTGGACCAAGAAGGTATTTCATATTTACTCGATGAATTGAGATATTACTATGGGGCACTGATAATCGTTAGTCATGACCGTGCCGTACTTGACCAGCTCACCACAACTATTTGGGAAGTCGATGAAGGAGAAGTACACGTATATACAGGTAATTACAGCGAGTATGTAGAGCAGAAACAATTAGAACGTGAACAGCAAATTCAAGCTCATGCACAATATATGAAAGAACAGAAGCGTCTAGCAAAAGCAGCGCAAGAAAAAATGAAAAAGGCCGAAAAAGTTGCGCAAGCCGGAAGTATGTCAAGGAAAGAATCGAAGGCTAAAGCAAACCGTATGTTTGAATCGAAGTCTAAAGGGACATGCCAAAAAGCAGTACATCGTGCGGCAAAAGCAATTGAACAGCGTAAAGATAAGCTAAAGCATGTGGAAGCAGTGAAAGAGGAAAAGCAAATTGTATTCCACCAATCAAAAGCATTGGAATTGCATAATAAGTTTCCAATTATGGCTGATAAATTTAGTCTCGAATTGGAAGATCGTAGATTGCTAGATGAAGTAAGTTTTCAACTCCCTCTAGGGAAAATAATAGCGATAACTGGTGAAAATGGAAGTGGTAAAAGTACACTATTAAAGCACATTGCCAGCCATGCCGTCGGTTTGACCATTACACCAAAAGCGAGAATTGGCTACTTCCGACAAATGAGCTATCAATTTACAAGTGATGAAACGATATTGCAATTTATGAAAAATCGTTCAAAATATGATGAGGGGTCACTAAGAAGTGCTCTACATTCGATGCAATTTATAGATACAGATTTATTAAAAAAAGTGAAGACGTTAAGTGGTGGAGAAGCGATTCGCCTCCAGCTTTGTCTATTATTTTTAGGAGAATATAACATATTATTGCTAGACGAACCTACCAATTTTTTAGATATCAGGACTATTGAAGCATTAGAACGATTTATCTGCGCTTATAAAGGAACAATCATATTTGTATCACATGATACAACGTTCATAAAGAATGTGGCAGATTTACGTTTAAACATTTCTGATAAAAAATTGAAACAACAGTGTTTATGA
- a CDS encoding cytochrome D1 domain-containing protein — MTTFVVDTKTHSLITTLPVGSPAAFSGAPQSLTPDGKFVYTINVNGRSVSVIDTKTHSVIATIQFDASTLPQAIDTSPDGKLVYVTTNQGTVPVLDVKTHSIIATVSIGELPLTSVKFTPDGKLAYVLGFRSSEPGTLSVIDTKTHTVVATLNLPEDSALPLFISFTPDGKLAYINAGTTN; from the coding sequence TTGACTACTTTTGTCGTTGACACAAAAACTCATTCTCTTATAACTACACTTCCAGTAGGCTCTCCAGCCGCTTTCTCAGGGGCTCCTCAATCTTTAACTCCAGATGGCAAGTTTGTTTATACTATTAATGTAAATGGCCGTTCAGTATCTGTTATTGATACAAAGACACATTCAGTAATTGCTACGATTCAATTTGATGCTTCTACCCTTCCACAAGCTATTGATACTTCTCCAGATGGCAAATTAGTTTACGTTACTACAAATCAAGGTACTGTACCTGTTCTTGATGTAAAAACTCATTCAATAATTGCTACAGTTTCTATAGGAGAACTTCCTCTTACTTCGGTAAAGTTTACACCAGATGGAAAGCTTGCTTATGTTTTGGGTTTCAGGAGTTCTGAGCCCGGTACTCTCTCAGTTATAGATACAAAGACTCATACAGTTGTTGCTACTCTGAATCTTCCAGAAGATAGTGCATTACCATTATTTATTTCTTTTACACCAGATGGAAAATTAGCCTATATAAACGCAGGTACAACCAATTAA
- a CDS encoding HD domain-containing protein, with protein MIVNDPIYKTIQIEDDDLIEIVKTKAFQRLSLIKQQGNTFFLHNEAIHTRFEHSLGIYELLKRVISSLSARGDIFLTHYEKKLAKVAALLHDIGHGPFSHCFQLISGHDHGELTLRIISENTEIRNIIDRTPNLLNDVLHILRGGSKYKIIEEILFGSLSLDQLDFWNRDLYYSHLHINPYDIDILIDSLRLKGNTLMIDVSAVPQIERMISMKESLYKYGFGHPFVVGKDLLIQEIFKTVVREDIHLQSQPLSNVLKSEMLQIEDFLSLHDKILVDEVIILSNVQEHEQLKKLATLYLSSTDSVKYDESYMDMYSSTGIVIKENKNYCSYTGGIYVSNGEEIVDILQVSKHIQNITEIPAKYRVYSLNGS; from the coding sequence ATGATAGTCAATGATCCCATTTATAAGACAATCCAAATTGAAGATGATGACTTGATAGAAATAGTTAAAACTAAAGCATTTCAAAGGTTATCGCTCATTAAACAGCAAGGTAATACATTTTTTCTACATAACGAAGCAATTCATACTAGGTTTGAGCATTCTCTAGGAATTTATGAATTACTGAAGCGAGTTATTTCAAGTCTAAGTGCACGGGGAGACATTTTTCTTACTCACTATGAAAAGAAACTTGCTAAAGTTGCAGCATTATTACATGATATCGGTCATGGTCCCTTTTCACATTGCTTCCAACTCATATCAGGTCATGATCATGGAGAATTAACTCTTCGAATCATTAGCGAAAATACAGAAATCAGAAATATAATAGACCGAACACCAAACTTACTTAACGATGTTTTACATATATTAAGAGGTGGTAGTAAGTATAAAATCATTGAAGAAATTCTATTTGGTTCACTATCACTCGATCAGCTTGATTTTTGGAATAGAGATTTGTATTATTCCCACTTACACATTAATCCTTATGACATTGATATTTTAATTGACTCCCTTCGGTTGAAAGGAAATACTTTAATGATTGATGTCTCCGCAGTTCCTCAAATAGAACGAATGATAAGCATGAAGGAGAGTTTATACAAGTATGGCTTCGGTCATCCTTTTGTTGTTGGTAAGGATCTGCTTATCCAAGAAATTTTTAAAACAGTAGTACGTGAAGACATTCATCTTCAATCACAACCGCTCTCAAACGTGTTGAAATCTGAAATGCTACAAATAGAAGATTTTCTTTCTCTGCACGATAAAATACTTGTAGATGAAGTTATCATATTGAGTAATGTACAGGAACATGAGCAATTGAAGAAGTTAGCAACACTATATTTATCATCAACTGACAGTGTAAAATATGATGAGTCATATATGGATATGTATTCTTCTACTGGGATTGTTATTAAAGAAAACAAAAATTATTGTTCTTATACTGGGGGGATTTATGTTAGTAATGGAGAAGAAATTGTTGATATTTTACAAGTTTCTAAGCATATACAAAATATCACTGAAATACCAGCAAAATATCGTGTCTATTCATTAAATGGTTCTTAA
- a CDS encoding ABC transporter permease, whose product MEMIKRFFRHATLSYKALFGWLDPKVYLFVMVLSPISQLIFFSVLVKYVYDGKGLDGFIASNSLLLCVMSSVFGMMSVITSDRRMGTLQIVISSPANKTSLFIARSFAHIINGLFTALIGLIVGIILFDVTIQFEMVPYLIFVWIVSIFAACGLGLIVASFCLWTPSMHLISNLLFSLLLLLSGANYPREVMPHWMYQLSNFFPLTRGVEATKLLVNHSDSSQVLHLMVEEFFLGCVFFLIGVLFIRYAEFLARGKGTMELD is encoded by the coding sequence ATGGAGATGATAAAACGATTTTTTCGTCATGCGACTTTATCCTATAAAGCATTATTTGGTTGGCTAGACCCAAAAGTATATTTATTTGTTATGGTTCTCAGCCCCATTAGTCAACTAATATTCTTTTCTGTATTGGTGAAATATGTTTATGACGGAAAGGGATTAGATGGATTTATCGCTTCGAACTCATTATTATTATGTGTCATGAGTTCAGTGTTCGGTATGATGTCAGTTATTACTTCTGACAGAAGAATGGGTACATTACAAATCGTTATTTCAAGCCCTGCAAACAAAACTAGTTTATTTATAGCAAGATCATTTGCTCATATTATCAACGGCCTTTTTACAGCATTAATAGGTTTAATTGTAGGGATAATTCTTTTCGATGTTACAATACAATTTGAAATGGTTCCGTATTTAATATTTGTTTGGATAGTGTCAATATTTGCAGCATGTGGTTTAGGACTAATTGTCGCCAGTTTTTGTTTATGGACACCGTCTATGCATTTAATATCAAACCTTCTCTTTAGCCTATTGTTATTATTGAGCGGCGCTAACTACCCTCGTGAAGTTATGCCACATTGGATGTATCAGTTATCTAACTTCTTTCCCCTTACTAGAGGTGTAGAGGCAACTAAACTGCTTGTCAATCACAGTGACTCTTCACAAGTATTACATTTAATGGTGGAAGAATTCTTCCTTGGTTGTGTGTTTTTCTTAATTGGTGTCTTATTTATACGATACGCCGAATTTTTAGCACGTGGCAAGGGTACAATGGAATTAGATTGA
- a CDS encoding ABC transporter permease, which yields MSLPPPFRTLVKTISIHMKLSMVRPMFQFIILFQPFIFATLGILIYGHSDAEQIFHYVVLGSGFMTLWSSIVFSSASDVNRERMYGTLEIIFTSPTSFANTLIGKIIGNTIWGILSMFISFVYLTVLYDVQIQINYIWLFFGSFLLNIISLSIFAFFLAMSFTLSRQATMLMNCIEYPIYLICGFMFPISILPAWIQPISWLLPPTWTIELFRDVTGNQLIVNDIMQTIIILIVLSFIYLALAVIFYRLVDKKARIAGTLGVY from the coding sequence ATGAGTCTACCACCACCTTTCAGAACACTCGTCAAAACGATTAGTATTCATATGAAGCTTTCAATGGTACGACCGATGTTTCAGTTCATCATACTATTTCAACCTTTTATCTTTGCAACACTCGGGATATTAATTTATGGTCATTCAGATGCGGAACAGATTTTTCATTATGTCGTTTTAGGATCTGGATTCATGACATTATGGTCGTCCATTGTATTTTCATCAGCTAGTGATGTAAATCGCGAAAGGATGTATGGCACGTTAGAAATTATTTTTACATCTCCAACATCATTTGCAAATACTCTCATTGGAAAAATAATAGGCAACACAATATGGGGAATTTTATCAATGTTTATCTCATTTGTTTACCTTACAGTATTGTACGATGTACAAATCCAAATTAATTACATATGGTTATTTTTTGGGAGCTTCCTTTTAAACATCATTTCTTTATCAATTTTTGCGTTTTTTCTTGCTATGTCTTTCACACTATCACGGCAAGCAACAATGTTGATGAACTGCATTGAGTATCCAATCTATCTAATTTGTGGTTTTATGTTCCCTATTTCCATATTACCTGCTTGGATACAACCCATTTCGTGGCTTCTTCCACCGACTTGGACTATTGAACTATTTCGTGATGTGACTGGAAATCAATTAATCGTCAATGACATAATGCAAACAATAATTATACTAATCGTTCTTTCCTTCATTTATTTAGCATTAGCTGTCATTTTTTATAGATTAGTAGATAAAAAGGCAAGAATCGCTGGAACGCTAGGAGTGTACTAA